Proteins from one Lewinella sp. 4G2 genomic window:
- a CDS encoding peptidoglycan DD-metalloendopeptidase family protein — protein sequence MNDLVSWMGSTLFKPVPPVDLAGRSCVSLDLSSTNFALPELSHLDRLPAFEEKITALLTAQRADFGIGGYGEVRSLYTTDDFSVLSNGRKTYRTVHLGIDVWGAASTPVVAPLDGKVYLAFRDATTGGYGPTLILEHRGPGNLPFYTLYGHLDESSLTDMWALPQVRSGDQIATFGGTEVNGNWPPHLHFQVITDWLSYEPADFPGVALASDAERLLAVCPDPAPFFG from the coding sequence ATGAACGATCTAGTTAGCTGGATGGGCTCTACTTTATTTAAGCCCGTGCCTCCCGTGGATTTAGCCGGACGATCCTGTGTTTCGTTAGATCTTTCTAGTACTAATTTTGCCCTTCCAGAGCTTTCGCATCTAGACCGTCTGCCGGCTTTCGAAGAGAAGATTACGGCACTGCTCACCGCGCAGCGGGCAGATTTTGGTATTGGCGGTTATGGCGAAGTCCGATCCCTGTACACGACGGATGACTTCTCGGTACTAAGCAACGGCCGCAAGACTTACCGTACCGTCCACCTCGGCATCGACGTGTGGGGGGCAGCCAGTACACCCGTTGTGGCGCCACTGGACGGCAAGGTATACCTGGCTTTTCGGGATGCTACCACGGGTGGCTATGGACCCACTTTAATTTTGGAGCATCGGGGGCCAGGCAACCTACCGTTTTATACCCTCTACGGTCATTTAGATGAATCCAGTTTGACTGATATGTGGGCGCTGCCGCAGGTGCGATCGGGGGACCAGATCGCCACCTTCGGAGGTACGGAGGTGAATGGAAACTGGCCACCCCACCTCCATTTTCAGGTGATAACGGACTGGCTGAGTTATGAACCAGCAGACTTTCCGGGAGTAGCACTCGCTAGCGACGCGGAACGACTGCTGGCCGTGTGCCCGGACCCCGCACCGTTCTTTGGATAG
- the proC gene encoding pyrroline-5-carboxylate reductase: protein MKILIIGGGNMGKTYAKSLLRAHLVKQEDLMILEKDGPKANTLREEKLGVIHTDPTSCLNVADLIILAVKPQNCPSLFKTLRPATDPQQVYLSIMAGVTIESIQRGLGVEKVIRAMPNLPAQIGLGMTSYTASDAVTRIELVLVQNLLNTTGKAIYVSTERAIDATTAISGSGPAYVLYFMEAMIEAAAEMGFSSSEAELLVAQTFRGAVELQMKNDLTCEEWIQRVSSKGGTTEAAMNSFRATSVFEDIKNGAKAALARAEELGREE, encoded by the coding sequence ATGAAGATTCTGATCATCGGTGGCGGTAATATGGGCAAGACCTACGCAAAGAGCTTGCTACGCGCCCACCTCGTCAAGCAGGAAGACCTCATGATCCTGGAAAAGGATGGCCCCAAAGCGAATACACTCCGTGAAGAAAAGCTCGGCGTGATCCACACGGACCCTACCTCCTGCCTGAACGTTGCCGATCTGATCATTCTCGCAGTTAAGCCGCAGAATTGCCCTTCTTTATTCAAGACGCTCCGCCCCGCCACCGATCCACAACAGGTGTACCTGTCCATCATGGCCGGGGTAACGATTGAATCCATCCAGCGAGGGCTGGGCGTGGAAAAAGTTATTCGGGCCATGCCCAACCTTCCCGCGCAGATCGGACTGGGCATGACCAGTTACACGGCCAGCGATGCGGTGACGCGGATTGAATTGGTCCTCGTCCAGAACCTCCTCAACACGACGGGAAAAGCCATCTACGTATCGACTGAGCGAGCCATCGACGCGACTACGGCCATTTCCGGCAGCGGCCCCGCCTACGTGCTGTACTTCATGGAAGCTATGATTGAAGCCGCGGCCGAGATGGGTTTCTCCAGCAGCGAGGCCGAACTTCTCGTTGCCCAGACCTTCCGCGGTGCGGTGGAGCTGCAGATGAAGAATGATCTCACGTGTGAGGAGTGGATCCAACGGGTTTCCAGCAAGGGGGGCACCACGGAGGCCGCCATGAATAGTTTCCGGGCTACTTCCGTATTTGAGGACATCAAAAACGGTGCGAAGGCCGCCCTCGCCAGAGCGGAAGAATTGGGGCGGGAAGAGTAG
- a CDS encoding DUF481 domain-containing protein: MFASLHSTRYSLSLSGLALFLLLSTCVSAQIVNIEDKRRSLDSLGWHGQIDLGANLTKNTNSVTTLQGALRLDRLGERGNVLLLSDYRLVQVSGRNAVNAGFLHLRYGYEPKDKWRWESFTQIQYNEQLRLTLRYLIGTGVRRRLYKINGYRAYVGALYMYEYDELSESSIIYRDHRLSNYLTLRFPLTDDITISSTSYYQPRLPEFNLARLSTVTSLVMAFNKRLRLTSTFNLTYDERINRDLPEVPITTYSWVNGLRYTF, encoded by the coding sequence TTGTTCGCTTCGCTCCATTCTACTCGCTACAGCCTATCCCTATCGGGGTTAGCTCTGTTCCTACTGCTGAGCACCTGCGTCAGCGCCCAAATCGTCAACATCGAGGACAAACGGCGGAGTCTGGACAGCCTGGGGTGGCACGGGCAAATTGATCTCGGGGCGAACCTGACCAAGAACACCAATTCGGTAACTACCCTGCAGGGCGCACTGCGGCTGGACCGGCTCGGAGAACGCGGCAACGTCCTCCTACTCAGCGATTACCGGCTGGTTCAGGTGAGTGGAAGAAACGCCGTCAACGCCGGGTTTCTGCACTTGCGTTACGGCTACGAACCGAAGGATAAATGGCGGTGGGAGAGCTTCACGCAGATCCAGTACAACGAGCAATTACGGCTGACGCTGCGGTACCTGATCGGTACGGGTGTCCGGCGGAGGCTATACAAAATCAACGGATACCGAGCTTACGTGGGCGCGCTGTACATGTACGAATACGATGAGTTGAGCGAGTCCAGCATCATCTATCGGGACCACCGGCTGAGTAATTATCTCACCCTCCGATTCCCGTTGACGGATGACATTACCATCTCCAGCACCTCTTATTACCAACCGCGTTTGCCGGAGTTTAATCTCGCCCGGCTCTCCACCGTAACCTCCCTGGTGATGGCTTTCAATAAGCGCCTTCGCCTCACGAGTACTTTCAACCTGACCTACGACGAGCGCATTAACCGTGATTTGCCGGAGGTACCCATCACCACCTACAGTTGGGTAAATGGGCTCAGGTACACCTTCTAA
- a CDS encoding DUF6580 family putative transport protein, with protein MPKLKNSHLPLILVLIVAAVATRLLPHPPNFVPVGAMALFGAAALPKKWMAVLVPLAAFYLSDLVLNNVVYAAYFEGLYFGADPFIYGGILLMVLLGLGVLRSQKFNWLRIGGAAIGATAIFFLLSNFGVWVSGTMYPKTAGGLGLAYVAGLPFLLNSLLANLVFSGILFGAGKALGVFNGDRLGEPAYATSPIK; from the coding sequence ATGCCCAAACTGAAGAATTCCCATCTCCCGCTGATCCTGGTCCTGATCGTTGCCGCCGTGGCTACCCGCCTGCTGCCGCATCCGCCAAACTTCGTCCCCGTTGGAGCAATGGCCCTCTTCGGTGCAGCCGCGCTACCTAAAAAATGGATGGCGGTATTGGTTCCCCTGGCGGCCTTCTACCTCAGCGATCTGGTGCTGAACAACGTCGTGTACGCCGCTTACTTTGAGGGCTTGTACTTCGGCGCGGATCCCTTCATCTACGGAGGTATCCTACTAATGGTTCTTTTGGGGCTGGGTGTCCTCCGGTCCCAAAAGTTCAACTGGCTACGCATTGGTGGGGCTGCCATCGGGGCAACGGCCATATTTTTCCTCCTCAGCAATTTCGGGGTGTGGGTCAGTGGCACGATGTACCCTAAAACAGCCGGCGGATTGGGACTGGCTTACGTAGCTGGCCTCCCCTTCCTGTTGAATAGCTTACTCGCCAATCTCGTCTTCAGCGGTATCCTTTTCGGCGCGGGGAAGGCACTGGGTGTGTTCAACGGAGATCGGTTGGGGGAACCGGCCTACGCAACTTCCCCGATCAAGTAG
- a CDS encoding SDR family oxidoreductase, producing the protein MNDIKNKTAYITGGSKGIGYSVAAEIMKAGGNAIVTSRSQSAADEAAEKLNSAGYSGKALGLEADVRNLESQQRAVAKGKETFGSVDVVVANAGVGHFANITDLTADQWAETIDINLTGVFNSVKAGLDELIRNEGYLITIASLAGTNFFKTGSAYNASKFGLVGFTQAVMLDVRDKGVKVSTIMPGSVATFFNDHTPSEKDAWKIQPEDIGQIVVDLLRMPARTLPSKVEVRPSTPKPS; encoded by the coding sequence ATGAATGACATCAAAAACAAGACCGCCTACATCACCGGCGGCAGCAAGGGCATTGGCTACAGCGTAGCCGCGGAAATCATGAAAGCCGGCGGCAACGCCATCGTGACCAGCCGCAGCCAATCCGCCGCCGATGAGGCCGCGGAAAAACTGAACAGTGCCGGATACTCAGGAAAAGCACTTGGCTTGGAAGCGGACGTCCGTAACCTGGAAAGCCAGCAACGCGCTGTGGCAAAGGGCAAAGAAACCTTTGGCAGCGTGGACGTAGTCGTAGCAAACGCCGGCGTTGGCCACTTCGCCAACATTACCGACCTGACCGCAGACCAATGGGCCGAAACCATCGATATTAACCTAACCGGCGTCTTCAACTCCGTAAAGGCAGGGCTGGATGAGCTCATTCGGAACGAAGGCTACCTGATCACCATCGCCTCCTTGGCGGGGACCAACTTTTTCAAGACTGGTTCGGCGTACAACGCCAGCAAGTTTGGATTGGTCGGTTTCACCCAGGCCGTAATGCTGGACGTGCGCGATAAGGGCGTTAAGGTGTCCACCATCATGCCAGGTAGCGTGGCTACCTTTTTCAACGACCATACCCCGTCAGAAAAAGATGCGTGGAAAATCCAACCGGAGGACATCGGGCAAATCGTCGTGGATCTACTGCGGATGCCCGCGCGGACCTTACCCAGCAAGGTAGAAGTAAGGCCTTCTACCCCAAAGCCCTCGTAG
- a CDS encoding MarR family winged helix-turn-helix transcriptional regulator, with translation MPTIEEAIQQPKFRNSLHRMQVNILYTSNWLNNRTMLALKPHGLSLQQFNILRILRGRGDRPSTIKLLTERMLDKMSNASRLVDKLKEKGLVQRDQCPTDRRQVDIRITEKGLEVLEAASHSVEANVEESLGNLNDEEATILSNLLDKMRGDN, from the coding sequence ATGCCTACTATCGAAGAAGCCATCCAACAGCCCAAGTTTCGTAATTCCCTCCACCGGATGCAAGTGAATATTCTGTACACGTCCAACTGGTTGAATAACCGCACGATGTTAGCCCTGAAGCCGCACGGCCTTAGTCTACAGCAATTCAATATCCTGCGAATCCTACGGGGTAGGGGAGATCGGCCTTCCACCATCAAGCTTCTCACCGAAAGGATGCTCGATAAAATGAGCAACGCCTCTCGTCTGGTTGATAAGTTGAAGGAAAAGGGATTGGTCCAGCGCGACCAGTGCCCGACCGACCGCCGTCAAGTAGACATCCGAATCACGGAGAAGGGCCTCGAAGTACTAGAAGCGGCCAGCCATTCCGTAGAGGCTAACGTCGAGGAGAGTTTGGGAAACCTCAACGATGAAGAGGCCACCATCCTGTCCAACTTGCTGGATAAGATGCGGGGAGATAATTAA
- the msrB gene encoding peptide-methionine (R)-S-oxide reductase MsrB, translating to MRSFILSLSALLLLFTASCNSQTVTTTASGDTATVIENEMDFKYDPPAEPGVVEKIDQPDSYWKERLSPQAYNILREDGTERSFTSPLNDEKRAGIFTCAACGLPLFSSDTKFKSGTGWPSFYQPIEPTYIQQDEDYRYGMKRVEVSCARCGGHQGHVFPDGPEPTGLRYCINGAALNFAPATELGIKVGEK from the coding sequence ATGCGCTCGTTCATCTTATCCCTGTCTGCTTTATTATTGCTTTTTACGGCATCCTGTAACTCTCAGACCGTCACCACTACGGCATCCGGAGATACCGCTACGGTGATCGAAAATGAGATGGACTTCAAGTATGACCCACCCGCTGAGCCGGGCGTAGTGGAAAAAATTGACCAGCCGGATAGCTACTGGAAGGAGCGCCTCTCACCGCAGGCTTACAATATCTTGCGGGAAGATGGCACCGAACGCTCCTTCACCAGCCCGCTGAACGACGAAAAGCGGGCGGGCATATTCACCTGCGCCGCGTGTGGTTTGCCCTTGTTTTCCTCCGATACAAAATTTAAATCCGGCACCGGCTGGCCCAGCTTTTACCAGCCCATCGAACCCACCTACATTCAGCAGGACGAGGACTACCGCTACGGCATGAAGCGCGTCGAAGTTAGCTGCGCCCGTTGCGGCGGCCACCAGGGCCACGTCTTCCCCGACGGCCCCGAACCTACTGGTTTGCGCTACTGTATCAACGGCGCTGCCCTCAATTTTGCTCCGGCAACCGAGTTAGGCATCAAGGTTGGCGAAAAATAA
- the purL gene encoding phosphoribosylformylglycinamidine synthase subunit PurL, with product MAAATEIKVDLEVAKNLGLIESEYEKIVEIMGRVPNFNELSIFSVMWSEHCSYKNSIMWLKTLPRDGERLLVGAGEENAGLVDIGDGLACAFKIESHNHPSALEPYQGAATGVGGIHRDIFTMGARPIASLNSLRFGDPSLPHTRHLVDGVVRGIGDYGNCFGVPVVGGEVVFHPSYNQNILVNAMSVGIVKHGETVSASADGPGNPVFIVGSATGKDGIHGATFSSADLTEDSAEDLPAVQVGDPFQEKLLLEASLEVITTGAVVGMQDMGAAGITCSTSEMSAKSGTGMIIDLDKVPTRQKNMKPWEILLSESQERMLIVCKKGMEKELLAVFDKWDLECEQIGEVTDTGRLEFYAGGELVADVPSEPLVLGGGAPVYERETQRPAYLDKVDAFKLDDIAVPEDMAATARKTFMSPNLVSKKWVTDQYDGTVRTNSMSENESSDAALVRVKGSEKALAVTTDCNSTYVYADPYEGAMIAVAEAARNIVCSGGTPVAITNCLNFGNPYNKEAFYQFVNAIKGMGDACRAFNTPVTGGNVSFYNQSQYEGGRVEPVYPTPTIGMLGIVENLKRRMTLGFKDQNDIIYLVGDSHNDISSSEYLRRIHGVEHSPAPYFDLEEEQALHAAISTLIQEELIQSAHDVADGGLFQSIVESAIEGGHGFDVTSDKAFRKDAFWFGEAQGRVVVSAADHQTAKLEDLLRDRGIGFTVLGVVRGDDITVDGEKWGELDEFMTMHQLTLGALLEA from the coding sequence ATGGCGGCCGCAACCGAAATTAAAGTGGATCTCGAGGTAGCAAAGAACCTTGGTCTCATCGAATCTGAGTACGAGAAAATTGTTGAGATCATGGGGCGCGTCCCCAACTTTAACGAGTTGAGCATCTTCTCCGTGATGTGGTCCGAGCACTGCTCCTACAAGAACTCCATCATGTGGTTGAAGACGCTTCCACGCGACGGGGAACGACTGCTCGTCGGTGCCGGGGAAGAAAATGCGGGCCTCGTCGACATTGGTGACGGGCTGGCCTGCGCCTTTAAAATTGAGTCGCACAACCACCCCAGCGCGCTGGAACCCTACCAGGGAGCGGCCACGGGTGTAGGAGGGATTCACCGCGACATTTTTACCATGGGTGCGCGGCCCATCGCCTCGCTGAACAGCCTGCGTTTTGGTGACCCATCGTTACCCCACACCCGCCATCTCGTTGATGGGGTAGTGCGTGGTATTGGCGACTACGGCAACTGTTTTGGTGTCCCGGTAGTAGGCGGTGAGGTGGTTTTCCACCCCAGCTACAATCAGAATATTTTGGTGAACGCCATGTCCGTTGGCATCGTCAAGCACGGAGAAACGGTAAGCGCCTCGGCGGATGGCCCGGGCAATCCGGTTTTTATCGTTGGATCCGCCACCGGAAAGGATGGTATTCACGGAGCAACCTTCTCTTCCGCTGACCTAACGGAAGATAGCGCCGAAGATCTCCCCGCCGTTCAGGTAGGTGATCCTTTCCAGGAAAAGCTATTGCTGGAGGCCAGCCTTGAAGTCATCACCACCGGTGCCGTGGTGGGCATGCAGGATATGGGCGCTGCCGGTATCACCTGCTCCACTTCGGAAATGTCCGCTAAATCGGGTACGGGTATGATCATCGATCTGGATAAGGTACCAACCCGCCAGAAGAATATGAAGCCGTGGGAAATTCTCCTCAGCGAAAGCCAGGAAAGGATGCTCATCGTTTGCAAGAAGGGTATGGAGAAAGAACTTCTGGCCGTCTTTGACAAGTGGGACCTGGAATGTGAGCAGATTGGTGAAGTGACGGACACCGGCCGCCTGGAATTCTACGCAGGCGGCGAATTGGTTGCGGACGTTCCCTCCGAGCCCCTCGTCCTTGGTGGTGGAGCGCCGGTTTACGAACGCGAAACCCAGCGCCCCGCTTACCTCGATAAAGTGGATGCCTTCAAGTTAGATGATATCGCCGTACCGGAAGATATGGCAGCCACCGCCCGGAAGACCTTTATGTCTCCCAACCTGGTGTCCAAGAAATGGGTGACCGACCAGTATGACGGCACCGTCCGGACGAACTCCATGTCCGAGAATGAATCTTCCGATGCAGCTCTGGTTCGCGTGAAGGGATCTGAAAAAGCCCTGGCGGTCACGACCGACTGTAACTCAACCTACGTGTATGCTGACCCCTACGAAGGCGCGATGATTGCCGTAGCGGAAGCAGCGCGTAACATTGTATGTTCGGGTGGTACGCCGGTAGCCATTACTAACTGTCTCAACTTTGGTAACCCTTACAACAAGGAAGCCTTCTACCAATTCGTCAATGCCATCAAGGGGATGGGGGATGCCTGCCGGGCTTTCAACACCCCGGTGACGGGTGGTAACGTAAGCTTCTACAACCAGAGCCAGTACGAAGGCGGCCGCGTCGAGCCGGTATATCCTACGCCAACCATCGGTATGCTGGGCATCGTCGAAAACCTCAAGCGCCGAATGACGCTCGGGTTTAAGGACCAGAACGACATCATCTACCTCGTGGGGGATAGCCACAATGATATCAGCTCCAGTGAATACCTGCGGCGCATCCACGGCGTGGAGCACAGCCCCGCTCCCTACTTCGATCTGGAAGAGGAACAGGCGTTACACGCGGCTATCTCTACTTTGATCCAGGAAGAATTGATCCAATCTGCCCACGACGTGGCGGATGGAGGTCTGTTTCAATCCATCGTAGAATCCGCTATTGAAGGCGGTCACGGGTTCGACGTCACCTCCGATAAGGCTTTCCGCAAGGATGCTTTCTGGTTTGGAGAAGCTCAGGGCCGCGTAGTCGTATCAGCTGCTGACCACCAAACGGCCAAGCTGGAAGACCTACTTCGTGACCGGGGCATCGGCTTCACCGTACTCGGTGTAGTGCGTGGTGATGATATCACCGTCGACGGTGAAAAATGGGGTGAATTGGATGAGTTCATGACCATGCACCAGTTGACGCTGGGTGCCCTACTTGAAGCCTAA